From Micromonospora echinospora:
GCGTCGCGGACCCGCTCGATCCAGACCGCGCCGCCGGTGGCGGCGGACGCGCCGCCCGCCGCGGCCACCGCGGCGCGTACCGAGACGTGCACCGGGTGCTGGTAGTCGGTCACCTCGACCGCGTCGAACATCGGACCGGCCAGCACCGGCTCCTGCAACGCCAGCTTCAACGCCTCCCGCTCCACCATGGAGCGCGGGCTGTCCACAGCGGGCGCAGTCCGGCCGGGGCGCGCGGACGCGCCAGGCGTCCCGGGCGCCGGTTGCCCGTGCGCCGCGCCGAGCACCGCGCGCTGCACGGGCTCGATCTCCATGCCGAGGTCACCGGCGAGCTTGCGCACGTACTCCGGGCGCTTCTCCCGGTCCTTGATCTTCGCCACGAGAGGCGCGGCGCGGCGCATGGCCTCGACCCGGCCGTCGACGGTGTCCAGGTCGAACCGGCTGATCACGTGCCGGAGCGCGAAGTCGACGAGCGGTTCACGGCGGGCCACCAGGTCGCGCACGGCCAGGTCGCCCTTGGCCAGGCGCAGATCACACGGGTCCATGTTGTCAGGGCTGACCGCGATGAACGTACGCCCGACGAAGCGCTGGTCGTCCTCGAACGCACGCAGCGCGGCCTTCTGACCGGCGGCGTCACCGTCGAAGGTAAAGATGATCTCGCCGGCCCGCTCGTCGCTGTCGAACAGCACCCGGCGCAGCACCGAGATGTGGTCGCCGCCGAACGCCGTGCCGCAGGTCGCCACCGCTGTCGGCACGTCGGCGAGGTGACAGGCCATCACGTCGGTGTAGCCCTCGACCACCACCACCTTGCCCTGCTTGGCGATCTCCCGCTTGGCCTGGTCGATGCCGTAGAGGACGTGCGACTTCTTGTAGATCGGCGTCTCGGGGGTGTTCAGGTATTTCGGGCCGTCGTCGTCGTCGAAGAGCTTGCGGGCGCCGAAGCCGATCACGTCGCCGGTGATGTCCCGGATCGGCCACATCAGGCGGCGGCGGAACCGGTCGATCAGCGAACCGGAGCGGGCCGGCCGGGACAGGCCGCCGGTGACCAGCTCGTCGTGGGTGAAGCCCTGCTGACGCAGGTGCTTGGTGAGCAGGTCCCACCCGTCGGGGGCGAACCCGCAGCCGTACCGCTCGGCGGCGGCCCGGTCGAAGCCGCGCCCGGCGAGGAACTCGCGGGCCGGACGGGCGCCGGCGGTGGTGAGCTGGGCCCGGTAGAAGTCGACGGCGGCGGCGTGCGCGGCCACCAGGCGCTGCCGCTGCCCCTGCTGCGGGCGGGCACGCGGCGTGGACCGGTCTTCCTCGACGTAGCGCAACTGGATGCCGGCGCGGTCGGCCAGCCGCTCCACCGACTCGACGAAGCTGAGGTGCTCGGCGTCCATCAGGAACTTGATCGCGTCGCCGCCGACCCCGCAGCCGAAGCAGTAGAACACGTTGCGGGCGGGCGAGACGTTGAACGACGGGCTCTTCTCGTCGTGGAACGGGCAGAGCCCCTTGAGGTTGCCGCCGCCGGCCGACTTGAGCGTCACCACGTCGGAGATGACATCCGCGATGGCGGTGCGCTCACGGACCAGCGCGATGTCCTCGTCCCGGATCCGCCCCGCCATGACCGCCACCCCCTCGGCGTACATCCTGCCCTGCCGGACCGACGATCCGGCGGCCGGGGGGACGGGCGTGTGGCCGACCTCGCCCGCCCCGCCGGTTCAGGCAGAGCGGGCGGCGGCGGGGTCGCCGATGCGCGGGAACGGCTCGATGGAGAAGACCACCTCGACCGGCACCTCGAAGTACGCGGCGATGCGCAGCGCCAGGTGCAGGCTGGGCCGGAACTCGCCGCGCTCCAGGTAACCGACGGTCTGGTAGTGCACACCGAGCGCGTCGGCGAGCTGCCGCCGGGAGATGCCCCGTTCGGCGCGCAGCACCGCGATCCGGTTGTGCACGGTCTCGCTCATCGACGCCCTCTCATCCGACCCGCTGCATGGCCCGCTCCCGCCGGGCCGCGACCCGCGAGCCGGACTCCCGGCGGGCCATCCGGCGCAGCACCACCGGGGCAAGCACGAGCCCGAGCACCGCCCAGGCGCCGAGCACGCCGACCGTCTCCAGGTGCCGCCAGGAGCCGCCGAGTTCGACAGCCGCCAGGTCGCCCGGGAGCAGCGCCGAGCGCATGCCCAAGCCTAGCCAGTAGAGCGGGAACACCTGGGCGACGCCCTGGAGCCAGCCGGGCAGGCCGTTGATCGGATAGAAGATGCCGGACAGGGCGATGAGACCGAAAATCGGCATCACCACCAGGCCCATGTTGCGCGGGTTCTCGATCAGTGAACCGATCACCGCGCCCAGCGGCAGCGTCGCCACCAGTCCGAGTGGCACCACCCAGGCGAGCGTGAGCCAGGCGCCGGGGTCGCCGAGCCGCAGCCCGTCGAGGAAGAACAGGCCGGGGGTGAGCTGGATGACCACGCCGATCAGCGCGACCGCCGAGACCAGCACGATCTTGCCGACCAGGTAGCCGAGCATGCCGTCCGGGATGGCCTTGGCGCGCAGCAGCGTGCCGTCCTCCCGGTCGATGACGAGCTGGTTGGCCAGCCCGAGCAGGCCGCCGAAGAGCAGGCCCATGCCGAGCGCGCTGGGCAGCGTACGGGCGCCGAGGGAGAAGTCCGTGCCGGGCACCGTCGAGCCGCGCATCCAGAACACGGCGACCAGCAGCACCACTGTGGGGAAGAAGTAGGTCCAGAGATCCTGGCCGTTGGTGAACGTGGCACGCAGCTCGATCACGCCGCGCCGCAGCCCGGCCCGCAGCGCGTTGGTGGTCGGGTTCATCGGTTCGCCTCCTGCTGCCACACCCGTTCGGCCCGGCCGGTACGGATGCCGGTCTCCTCCTCGTGCACGAGCGTCAGGTACGCGTCCTCCAGGCTGGCCCGGCGCACCTCCAGCTCGCGTATCCGGTCGCCGTGCTCACGGAACAGGTCGCGCAGGAAGGCGGTGGCGTCGGCGGTGGCGTGCACGTACCGCTCGCCGTCGCGGGTCCAGCGGACCTCGGCGTCCCCGGCGACGCGCCGGGCGAGCTGGTCCGGTGAGCCCTCGGCGATGATCCGGCCGCCGGCCAGGATGAGGATGCGGTCGGCCAGCTTCTCCGCCTCGGCCAGGTCGTGCGTGGTCAGCATGATCGTGGTTTCGTCCAGGTCGGCCAGGCGGTGCACCAGCTCGTGGAACTCGCGCCGCGCGGCCGGGTCGAAGCCGACAGTCGGCTCGTCCAGGAAGAGCAGTTCCGGCCGGCCGACGATGCCGACCGCCACGTCGAGGCGGCGGCGCTGGCCACCGGAGAGCCGGGCCACCCGGCTGCCGGCGTGCGCGCTCAGCCCGACGGTGTCCAGCAGGTCGTCCACGGGCCACGGGCGCGGGATCCGGTCGGTGGCGTACGGCGCGTAGAAGTCGCCGAGGTGGGCGAGCAGGTCCCGCACCCGCCACTTGCCGTGGTCGCGCCAGGACTGGAGCACCACGCCCAGCCGCGCGCGCCACCGCTCGTCACCGCGGGCCGGGTCGGCGCCGAGCACCCGCACCGCGCCGGCCGAGGGCAGCCGGAAGCCTTCGAGGATCTCGATGGTGGTGGTCTTGCCCGCGCCGTTGGGCCCGAGCAGCGCCAGCACCTCGCCCCGCCGGGCGGTGAGGTCGACGCCGTGCAGCACGTCGACGGCGCCGTAGCGCATGCGCAGATCCCGCACGTCGAGGACGAGATCCTCGTCGGGAGGTCGGGGGGACGCGACGGCCCCCGGGAGTTCGACCGCAGTCATGCCTCGGAATGTAGCATCCCTACTACAAGTCGAGGTACCCCCACTCAACGGCGACGGCTGTGGAACCAGCGCGTGACGGGGGCCGGATTCTCCTCCTCGTACGACCGGGCGGCGTTGACCGCGGCGGCCAGGCCGGAGCGGCGCGGTCGGGGCCCGGCGCGCAGCATCGGATCGGCCGCCATCTCCCGGAGCACCGCGACGGCCAGACCGAGCATCACCACGACGAACGGCAACGCGACCAGGATGGTCGCCTGCTGCAACGCGGCCAGGCCCCCGGCCAGCAGCAACGCCGCCGCCACCGCACCGATCAGCACGCCCCACAGCACCACCACCGCGCGGTGCGGCCGCAACGCGCCGCGCGAGCTGAGCGAGCCGAGCACCAGCGACGCCGAGTCGGCGCTGGTGACGAAGTAGAGACCGATCAGCACCATGGCGAGCACGCTCGTCAGCGTGGCCAGCGGCAGCGCCTCCAGCAGCCCGAACAGCGCCTGCTCGGAACCGGCTTCCACGTCGGCCACCAGGTCCCGGGTGCCGGTGGTCTGGGTACGCAGGGCGGTCCCGCCCATCACCGCGAACCAGACGGTGCTCGCGCCGCTGGGCACCAGCAGCACCCCGACGAGGAACTGGCGGACCGTACGACCGCGCGAGATGCGGGCGATGAACGTGCCCACGAACGGCGCCCAGGAGATCCACCACGCCCAGTAGAAGATGGTCCACGAGCCCAGCCAGGCCGGGTCGGAGAACGCCCCGGTACGCGTCGACATGCGCACCAGGCCGCTCAGGTAGTCACCGACCGAGGCCGGCAGCACCTCCAGCGTGTAGACGGTCGGGCCGGCCACGAACACGAACAGCATCAGCACGACGGCGATCAGCACGTTGGTGGTGGACAGCCACTTGACGCCCCGGTGCAGGCCGGAGAAGGCGGAGGCGACGAAGGCGAGCGTGAGGGCGCCGATGATCGTCAGCTCGACGGCCCGGCTGTCCGGCACGCCGGCCACCAGGTCCAGGCCGGCCGCCACCTGGAGCGCGCCCAGCCCGAGGCTGGTCGCGGAGCCGAACACGGTGGCGAAGACGGCGAGCAGGTCGATCGCCCGACCGAGCGGGCCGTCGGTCCGCGCGCCGAGCAGCGGCGCGAACGCGGACGAGATCCGGTTACCGCGCCCCTTGCGGAACGTCGAGTACGCCAGGGCCAGCGCCGCGATCGCGTAGATGCCCCACGGGTGCAGCGTCCAGTGGAAGAGCGTGTACTGCATGGCGGTCGCGGCGGCGGCGCCGGTCTGCGGCGCGACCCCGGAGGCCGGCGGCGGCGTGGCGTAGTGCTGGATCGGTTCGGCGACGGCGAAGAACACCAGGCCGATGCCCATGCCGGCGCTGAACATCATGGCGATCCAGGCCAGCGTGTCGAACTCCGGCTCGTCGTCGTCGGCGCCCAGCCGGATCCGGCCGAACCGGGAGGCCGCCACGACGACCGCGAGCACCAGGAACGCGTCGGCCGCGACCACGAAGAACCAGCCGAACGTGCTGATCGTCCAACTCAGCCCGGCCGCGCCGAACGACGCCAGGGAACCACGCGCGAACACGCCCCAGGCCACCACGGCCAGCACGCCGGCCACGCCGAGCCCGAGCACCACCCGGTCGGCCGGCTGCGTCCCGGCCCGCTCCCCCGCATCTTCCCCCATGCCCCATCCTGGGCAGAGCGGGCACCCGGGAGGGACGAAACGCCCGACCCCGTACCGGGGAGCGGGACAGGGCGCGGGCGGGGCGGGTCAGGCCGGGACGGCGGCGGCCTCCTCGGCCTCGACGGCCGCGTTCCAGGCCGGCTTGGTGGAGCGCCAGCCCTCGTCGTCCATGCCCTGCCGCCAGTAACCGGAGATGGACAGGTCGCCCCGGGGCACGCCCCGCTCGACCCGCAGCAGCCGCCGCAGTTCCTTGACCGCGCCGGCCTCGCCGTGCACGAACGCGTGCACCCGGCCGGGCGGGAACTCCAGCGCCCGGACCGCCTCGACCAGCGGCTCGCCGTAGCGGCGGCCGTCGCGGTGCAGCCAGCGCACCTCGACCTCGCCGGCACTGGTCAGCGGCAGCTCGTCGGCCGGGCCGCTCACCTCGACGTACACCTTCGCGGGCGCGCCCGCCGGCAGCCGCTCCAGGGCGGCGGCGATGGCCGGCAACGCGCTCTCGTCGCCGGCCAGCAGGTGCCAGTCGGCCGCCGGGTCCGGCGCGTACGCGCCGCCCGGCCCGGTGAACAACACCCGGTCGCCGGGGCGCAGCGCCGCCGCCCACGGCCCGGCCAGCCCCTCGTCGCCGTGGTGCACCACGTCCACGGTCATCTCACCGGCCGCGGCGTCCCAGGCCCGCACCGTGTACGCGCGCAGCCGCGGCCACTGCTCCGCCGGGAACTCCCGCTTGATCGTGGCCAGGTCGACCGGGTACGGGTAGGTCACCCCGGCCGGCGGGAAGACGAACTTCACGTAGTGATCGGTGTACGCGCCGACCGGCAGTCCGGCCAGCTCCGGACCGCCAAGCACGAGCCGGATCAGGTGCGGGGTGGGCCGCGTGGTCCGGACGAAAGTGGCGGCGGTGAGCATCTTCGGGCGGTCCGTCATGCTGCTTAAGCTAGCCTAAGTTCACGGGTCCGGTCCCGGAGCGGTGCGGTCAGCCCGGCGACACCAGGCGGGCGTGCCAGGCCAGCGCGGCCGGATCGGTGAGCGAGGCGACCTGGTCGATCACCACGCGCAGCCGGGCGGCGTCGTCTGCCGCGTCCCGCCACAGCGGCGCGAACACCGGGTCGAGCACGTCGGGCGCCCGGTCCAGCAGCGCCGTCACCAGCCCGGCGAGGACGTCGCGCTGCCGCGCGTACCGGCCCTCGGCACCGGGGCGGCGCATCACGTACCGCAGGGCGATGCCCTTGAGCAGCGCGCACTGCGCCCGGATCCGGCGCGGCACCACCAGGTCGGCGGCGTAGCGACGGTGCGGGCCGGGACCGTGGCGCTGCTGCGTGGCGGCCACCACGCTGGAGACGAACCGGCCGGTGAGCACGCTCGTGGTGGCCTTCAGCGCGGCGAGGGCCCGGTGGCTGCCGTCGTACGCGGCCAGCGGCGCGAGCACCGGATCGGCGAGCAGCTCGCCCAGCACCTCGCCCAGGTCCTCCGGCGCCTCGCCGGAGTAGGTGGCGGCCACATCGGCGCAGAGCGCCCGCCGCTCGTCCGGGTCGGCCAGCAGCGGGCGCAGGTCCACGTACCCGCCGTGGATGCCGTCCTCGACGTCGTGCACCGAGTACGCCACGTCGTCGGCCCAGTCCATCACCTGGGCCTCCAGGCAGCGCCGCGTGCCGGGCGGGGCGCCTTCGCGCAGCCAGTCGAAGACCGGGCGGTCGTCGGCGTACACGCCGAACTTGCGCTCGCCGGGGCGGCGTGGCCACGGGTACTTGCTCACCGCGTCCAGCGCGGCCCGGGTCAGGTTCAGCCCCACCGAACGCCCGTCCGGGGTGAGCACCTTGGCCTCCAGCCGGGTGAGCACCCGCAGCGTCTGCGCGTTGCCCTCGAACCCGCCGCAGGCGGCGGCCAGCTCGTCCAGCGCGTACTCGCCGTTGTGCCCGAACGGCGGGTGACCCAGGTCGTGGGCCAGCCCGGCGGTGTCCACCACGTCGGGGTCGCAGCCGAGCCGGGCGCCCATCTCGCGGGCGATCTGCGCGACCTCCAGCGAGTGGGTCAGCCGGGTACGCAGGAAGTCGTTCGTGCCGGCGGTGTGCACCTGCGTCTTCGCGGCGAGCCGCCGGAACGCCGCCGAGTGCAGCACCCGGGCGCGGTCCCGCTCGAACGGCGACCGGCCGTACCCGGTGTCCTTCGGCGCCTCGTCGACCAGCCGCGCCGCGTCGCTCACCTCTGCCGGAGAACGCAGAACTCGTTGCCCTCCGGGTCGGCGAGCACCGTCCACTCCACGTCTCCCTGGCCGATGTCGACGTGCCGCGCGCCCATGTCGACGAGGCGCTCTACCTCGGCCTCCATGTCGGCCGGGCGCAGGTCGATGTGCAGCCGGTTCTTCCCCTCCTTCGGCCCGGCGACCGGGACGAAGACGAGGCCGGGCATCGTGTCGGGGGTCCGGCGGATCTCCACCTCGTCCGGCTTGTCGGTGATCACCTGATAACCGAGCGCCTCCGCCCACCAGCTGGCGAGCCGGGACGGGTCCCGGGCGTCGATGGTCAGGTTCTCCCAGACGGCGGTCATGCGGCCACCCCTCCTGATCGACACGTGGCGGAAGCTCAGGTTACGCCGAGGAGGCCGGAAAGGCGCGCCGGGCGGTACGCGGGGCCGTCGATGGACACCGGCGGCCCCGCGTCCTCGTCAGCGGGAGTCGGAGCCGGTGGTGGTGATCGCCGCCCGTCCGGCCTCCAGGCGCGCCACCGGCACCCGGAACGGCGAGCAGGAGACGTAGTCCAGCCCGACGGAGTGGAAGAAGTGCACCGAGTCCGGGTCGCCGCCGTGCTCGCCGCAGACGCCGAGCTTCAGGCCGGGGCGGGCCGCCCGGCCCTCCTCGGCGGCGATGCGGATCAGCCGGCCGACGCCGTCGGTGTCGATCGACTCGAACGGCGAGATGCCGAAGATGCCCAGCTCCAGGTAGCGCCAGAAGAACGCGCCCTCCACGTCGTCGCGGGAGAAGCCCCAGCCCATCTGGGTCAGGTCGTTGGTGCCGAAGGAGAAGAACTCCGCCGCCTCGGCGATCTGGCCGGCGGTCAGCGCCGCCCGGGGCACCTCGATCATCGTGCCGATCAGCACCTCGACGCCGCTGTCCCCGACCACCTCGGCGATGATCCGCTCGGCCTCGGCGCGTACCGTCTCCAACTCCTGCACCGCGCCGACCAGCGGCACCATGATCTCCGGGCAGGCCGTGCCGCCGTCGCGGACGACGGCCACGGCGGCCTCGGTGATCGCGCGGACCTGCATGGCGAACAGGCCCGGGATGACCAGGCCGAGCCGGACGCCGCGCAGACCCAGCATCGGGTTCTCCTCGTGCATCCGCCGCACGGCGGCGAGCAGCGCCTCCTCCTTGGCCACGTCCTCGCCGCGCTCCTGCGCCACCGCGACGTTCACCGCGAGCTGCTCCAGCGGGGGCAGGAACTCGTGCAGCGGCGGGTCGATCAGCCGCACGGTGACCGGCAGGCCGTCCATCTCCCGGAAGATCTCGATGAAGTCGGCCCGCTGCAGCGGCAGCAGCGCGGCGAGCGCGTCCTCCCGCTCCCGCTCGCCGGAGGCCAGGATGAGCCGCTCGACCAGCTCGCGGCGGTCGCCGAGGAACATGTGCTCGGTGCGGCACAGGCCGATGCCCTCGGCGCCGAAGCGCCGGGCCCGGGCGGCGTCCGCGCCGGTGTCGGCGTTCGTGCGCACCCGCAGCCGCCGCGCCGCGTCGGCGTGCGTCATGATCCGGTGTACGGCGCGGACCAGCGCGTCGTCGATGGTCTCCGGGTCGAGTTCGCCCTCGAAGTACTGCACCACCTCCGACGGCATGACCGGCACCTCGCCGAGGTACACCTTGCCGGTGGTGCCGTCGATCGAGACGACGTCGCCCTCGTTCACCACGTGCCCGCCCACTGTGAACTTCTTCGCCGGTACGTTGACCTCCAGCTCGTCGGCGCCGGAGACGCAGGTCTTGCCCATGCCGCGGGCCACCACCGCGGCATGGCTGGTCTTACCGCCCCGGGAGGTGAGGATGCCCTGGGCGGCGATCATGCCGTTGAGGTCGTCCGGGTTGGTCTCCCGGCGGACCAGGATCACCGCCTCGCCCTCGGCGGCCAGCTCGACCGCGCGGGCCGAGGTGAAGACGACCTTGCCGGACGCCGCGCCCGGGGAGGCGCCGATGCCCTTGGCGACCGCCTCGAACTCGTGGTCGAGCTGGAAGCGCGGGAACATCAGCTGCGCGAGCTGCGCGCCGTTGACCCGGTGCAGCGCCTCGTCCAGGTCGATCAGGCCCTCGTCGACGAGCTGCCCGGCGATGACGAACGCGGCCGCGGCGGTGCGCTTGCCGACCCGGGTCTGCAGCATCCAGAGCTTGCCGCGCTCGATGGTGAACTCGATGTCGCAGAGGTCCTTGTAGTGCTCCTCCAGCCGGGCCATGATGCCGAGCAACTGGTCGTAGGAGGCCTTGTCGAGCTGCTCCAGCTCCTGCAACGGCACTGTGTTGCGGATGCCGGCCACCACGTCCTCGCCCTGGGCGTTGGCCAGGTAGTCGCCGTAGATGCCCTGCGCGCCGCTGCCCGGGTCGCGGGTGAACGCGACGCCGGTACCCGAGTCGGGCCCGAGGTTGCCGAACACCATCGTCACCACGTTCACAGCGGTGCCCAGGTCGGCCGGGATGCGCTCCTGCCGGCGGTAGAGCACCGCCCGCTCCGCGTTCCACGACTCGAAGACCGCCCGGATGGCCAGGTCGAGCTGTTCGCGCGGCTCCTGCGGGAACTCGCGGCCGGTGTGCTTGGCGAAGATCTTCTTGTACGCGTCGACCAGCCCGCGCAGGTCGTCGGCGTCCAGGTCGAGGTCGTTGCTCGTGCCCTTGGCGTGCTTCGCCTCGTCCAGCGCGTGCTCGAACTCCTCGCCCGGCACCTCGCAGACGGTCTTGCCGAACATCTGGATCAGCCGGCGGTAGGAGTCCCAGGCGAACCTGTCGTTCCCCCCGGCCTGGGCGCTCAGGCCGATGACGCTGCGGTCGTTGAGGCCCACGTTGAGGACGGTCTCCATCATGCCGGGCATGGAGAACTTGGCGCCGGAGCGTACCGAGACCAGCAGCGGGTCGTCCGGGTCGCCGAGGCGGCGGCCCATCTCGCGCTCCAGCGACTCCAGGTGCGCCTCGATCTGCGCGGCCAGGCCCTCGGGCTCGCGCCCGGTCGTCAGGTACGCCTTGCACGCCTCGGTGGTGATCGTGAAGCCGGGCGGAACCGGTAGGCCGAGGTTGGTCATCTCGGCCAGGTTGGCCCCCTTGCCGCCGAGCAGATCCTTGAGACCCTTGTTGCCCTCGGCGAAGTCGTACACGTACTTGTGCTCGCCCGATTCCTGCGCTTCCACCAGAGCCTCCAACGCGCGCCATTGACACTTAACGAAGGTTTAGTTCGGACATACCCCGGGAGTGACCACCGGTAATCCCGGCTCGTCAGCGTCGGTGGGCCGAAGGCTAGGCCAGTTTCGCGAAACCTGGGAGCGTTCGGTGACTTTCGGCACAACGGTCGCCACTATGCGCGTTCGTACGGGTTGTTGGGAACGCTTCCACGAGCACGATCACGCAATTACCGTTCCTCTCGTACTCTTGACTCACTGCGTCTCGCGGATCCTCACCTTTGCCATACCCCGCGCGAATACACCCCTCGGAGCCGTCGCCGTGCCGACCACACCCACCGCCCCGGAGACCGGGCCGGAGCCGACCGATACCCGCCCCACCAGCACGTCCACCCGCGACCAGGTCCCGCCGTCCGCCGGCGCGGCGGCGGGCGAGGGACTGCCCGGCGTGCCGACGCCTGCCGCCGAGCTGGCGCGTGTCGCCGCGGGCCGGGCCGCCGAGGCGCTGGCCGGGCCGGCGCCGGTCCGGCTGGACGACGTGGTGCCCGCGCCCGAGCAGGTGTTCCCGGACCCCGCGGGCG
This genomic window contains:
- the dnaG gene encoding DNA primase is translated as MYAEGVAVMAGRIRDEDIALVRERTAIADVISDVVTLKSAGGGNLKGLCPFHDEKSPSFNVSPARNVFYCFGCGVGGDAIKFLMDAEHLSFVESVERLADRAGIQLRYVEEDRSTPRARPQQGQRQRLVAAHAAAVDFYRAQLTTAGARPAREFLAGRGFDRAAAERYGCGFAPDGWDLLTKHLRQQGFTHDELVTGGLSRPARSGSLIDRFRRRLMWPIRDITGDVIGFGARKLFDDDDGPKYLNTPETPIYKKSHVLYGIDQAKREIAKQGKVVVVEGYTDVMACHLADVPTAVATCGTAFGGDHISVLRRVLFDSDERAGEIIFTFDGDAAGQKAALRAFEDDQRFVGRTFIAVSPDNMDPCDLRLAKGDLAVRDLVARREPLVDFALRHVISRFDLDTVDGRVEAMRRAAPLVAKIKDREKRPEYVRKLAGDLGMEIEPVQRAVLGAAHGQPAPGTPGASARPGRTAPAVDSPRSMVEREALKLALQEPVLAGPMFDAVEVTDYQHPVHVSVRAAVAAAGGASAATGGAVWIERVRDACDDLAGQALIGELAVDPLRIDGEPDPRYVSITMARLQWSSVTGRIRDLKSKIQRINPVSNKDEYFALFGELLSLEQHARALREQAAGGL
- a CDS encoding helix-turn-helix transcriptional regulator, giving the protein MSETVHNRIAVLRAERGISRRQLADALGVHYQTVGYLERGEFRPSLHLALRIAAYFEVPVEVVFSIEPFPRIGDPAAARSA
- a CDS encoding ABC transporter permease; amino-acid sequence: MNPTTNALRAGLRRGVIELRATFTNGQDLWTYFFPTVVLLVAVFWMRGSTVPGTDFSLGARTLPSALGMGLLFGGLLGLANQLVIDREDGTLLRAKAIPDGMLGYLVGKIVLVSAVALIGVVIQLTPGLFFLDGLRLGDPGAWLTLAWVVPLGLVATLPLGAVIGSLIENPRNMGLVVMPIFGLIALSGIFYPINGLPGWLQGVAQVFPLYWLGLGMRSALLPGDLAAVELGGSWRHLETVGVLGAWAVLGLVLAPVVLRRMARRESGSRVAARRERAMQRVG
- a CDS encoding ABC transporter ATP-binding protein, yielding MTAVELPGAVASPRPPDEDLVLDVRDLRMRYGAVDVLHGVDLTARRGEVLALLGPNGAGKTTTIEILEGFRLPSAGAVRVLGADPARGDERWRARLGVVLQSWRDHGKWRVRDLLAHLGDFYAPYATDRIPRPWPVDDLLDTVGLSAHAGSRVARLSGGQRRRLDVAVGIVGRPELLFLDEPTVGFDPAARREFHELVHRLADLDETTIMLTTHDLAEAEKLADRILILAGGRIIAEGSPDQLARRVAGDAEVRWTRDGERYVHATADATAFLRDLFREHGDRIRELEVRRASLEDAYLTLVHEEETGIRTGRAERVWQQEANR
- a CDS encoding BCCT family transporter, with protein sequence MGEDAGERAGTQPADRVVLGLGVAGVLAVVAWGVFARGSLASFGAAGLSWTISTFGWFFVVAADAFLVLAVVVAASRFGRIRLGADDDEPEFDTLAWIAMMFSAGMGIGLVFFAVAEPIQHYATPPPASGVAPQTGAAAATAMQYTLFHWTLHPWGIYAIAALALAYSTFRKGRGNRISSAFAPLLGARTDGPLGRAIDLLAVFATVFGSATSLGLGALQVAAGLDLVAGVPDSRAVELTIIGALTLAFVASAFSGLHRGVKWLSTTNVLIAVVLMLFVFVAGPTVYTLEVLPASVGDYLSGLVRMSTRTGAFSDPAWLGSWTIFYWAWWISWAPFVGTFIARISRGRTVRQFLVGVLLVPSGASTVWFAVMGGTALRTQTTGTRDLVADVEAGSEQALFGLLEALPLATLTSVLAMVLIGLYFVTSADSASLVLGSLSSRGALRPHRAVVVLWGVLIGAVAAALLLAGGLAALQQATILVALPFVVVMLGLAVAVLREMAADPMLRAGPRPRRSGLAAAVNAARSYEEENPAPVTRWFHSRRR
- a CDS encoding siderophore-interacting protein yields the protein MTDRPKMLTAATFVRTTRPTPHLIRLVLGGPELAGLPVGAYTDHYVKFVFPPAGVTYPYPVDLATIKREFPAEQWPRLRAYTVRAWDAAAGEMTVDVVHHGDEGLAGPWAAALRPGDRVLFTGPGGAYAPDPAADWHLLAGDESALPAIAAALERLPAGAPAKVYVEVSGPADELPLTSAGEVEVRWLHRDGRRYGEPLVEAVRALEFPPGRVHAFVHGEAGAVKELRRLLRVERGVPRGDLSISGYWRQGMDDEGWRSTKPAWNAAVEAEEAAAVPA
- a CDS encoding deoxyguanosinetriphosphate triphosphohydrolase, whose product is MSDAARLVDEAPKDTGYGRSPFERDRARVLHSAAFRRLAAKTQVHTAGTNDFLRTRLTHSLEVAQIAREMGARLGCDPDVVDTAGLAHDLGHPPFGHNGEYALDELAAACGGFEGNAQTLRVLTRLEAKVLTPDGRSVGLNLTRAALDAVSKYPWPRRPGERKFGVYADDRPVFDWLREGAPPGTRRCLEAQVMDWADDVAYSVHDVEDGIHGGYVDLRPLLADPDERRALCADVAATYSGEAPEDLGEVLGELLADPVLAPLAAYDGSHRALAALKATTSVLTGRFVSSVVAATQQRHGPGPHRRYAADLVVPRRIRAQCALLKGIALRYVMRRPGAEGRYARQRDVLAGLVTALLDRAPDVLDPVFAPLWRDAADDAARLRVVIDQVASLTDPAALAWHARLVSPG
- a CDS encoding VOC family protein, which encodes MTAVWENLTIDARDPSRLASWWAEALGYQVITDKPDEVEIRRTPDTMPGLVFVPVAGPKEGKNRLHIDLRPADMEAEVERLVDMGARHVDIGQGDVEWTVLADPEGNEFCVLRQR
- the ppdK gene encoding pyruvate, phosphate dikinase, with the protein product MEAQESGEHKYVYDFAEGNKGLKDLLGGKGANLAEMTNLGLPVPPGFTITTEACKAYLTTGREPEGLAAQIEAHLESLEREMGRRLGDPDDPLLVSVRSGAKFSMPGMMETVLNVGLNDRSVIGLSAQAGGNDRFAWDSYRRLIQMFGKTVCEVPGEEFEHALDEAKHAKGTSNDLDLDADDLRGLVDAYKKIFAKHTGREFPQEPREQLDLAIRAVFESWNAERAVLYRRQERIPADLGTAVNVVTMVFGNLGPDSGTGVAFTRDPGSGAQGIYGDYLANAQGEDVVAGIRNTVPLQELEQLDKASYDQLLGIMARLEEHYKDLCDIEFTIERGKLWMLQTRVGKRTAAAAFVIAGQLVDEGLIDLDEALHRVNGAQLAQLMFPRFQLDHEFEAVAKGIGASPGAASGKVVFTSARAVELAAEGEAVILVRRETNPDDLNGMIAAQGILTSRGGKTSHAAVVARGMGKTCVSGADELEVNVPAKKFTVGGHVVNEGDVVSIDGTTGKVYLGEVPVMPSEVVQYFEGELDPETIDDALVRAVHRIMTHADAARRLRVRTNADTGADAARARRFGAEGIGLCRTEHMFLGDRRELVERLILASGEREREDALAALLPLQRADFIEIFREMDGLPVTVRLIDPPLHEFLPPLEQLAVNVAVAQERGEDVAKEEALLAAVRRMHEENPMLGLRGVRLGLVIPGLFAMQVRAITEAAVAVVRDGGTACPEIMVPLVGAVQELETVRAEAERIIAEVVGDSGVEVLIGTMIEVPRAALTAGQIAEAAEFFSFGTNDLTQMGWGFSRDDVEGAFFWRYLELGIFGISPFESIDTDGVGRLIRIAAEEGRAARPGLKLGVCGEHGGDPDSVHFFHSVGLDYVSCSPFRVPVARLEAGRAAITTTGSDSR